From Methanobrevibacter oralis:
CATACCATCCACCAACGACTGGAAAATTAGCATATTGTGATGGAACATATTTTAATTCTTCATTAGTCCATTGAAAATTAACTGCATTTAATTTATCAGGTGCAATCATATAAATTACAGTAGTCATAGGAGGACTTGTAGCTACCACACTATCTGTTGAGGCAGGTATTTGAACTGACCTATTTAACATATCAGTGATATTTTTAGCATCAGAATTTTCTACAGTATTTGGTGTTAAGAATAAATGAGTAGCAACACCCAATATAACTAAAATAACCAATATTAGTATTATAATTTTACTTTTTTTATTCATATCAAACCCTAATTTTAATAGTGTACGATAAGAATATATGTTTATAACCCATAAAAATATTTTTCTAAAAATATTTTTCAAAAGATTAAAAAAATAATGTCAGCAATATCTAAAATATAGTCATTAACTAAATTATTCTTAGATTCAACCATGAATAATCAATTAAATTAAAAATATAAAAATTAGCATCTAAATTACTCCAACAATGGAGCAAGGCATGATGACTCCTAACCCCATCATTAGAATAATCCCCTTTGAGATTAAAAAAAATAAAAAACAAAATTAATCTACAATTTCTATTCTTATACTAACTAGTATTTAAATTTTTCCTTTGGTGAACATTCCTAGAAACTTAAGAATTTTTAGCTGAAAATTTTTATTATATCTTTTCATATTATAACAGCGTTATAATTAGTTCTTAGATTTGAATTTAATTTTTCGTAAGTTTTTTATATGATTTGTGAACAAAAATATTAAACAAGATGTTGAAACACACTATTATTGTTGAAATTTATTAGTTAGTGTGTTTTTTTCTTGTTTCCTGGATGTTTATTATTAACATCCGGGATTTTTCGTTCTTTTTTATTTTTTTCGTCTTCTTTTTCTTGTGTTAATTGTTTTGATGCTTCTTTTGTGATGAAATTAATTATTTGTTCTCTTTTATTTCGCGTTTCGAAGATTAAATCGAAGAAAAATAAATAGATATTTCCGGTTATTTTTGCAAAGTTTGATTGATATTTTGATTATTTCGTTTTTATTTCTTGGTGTTCTTGTTATATAGTTTTCTGCATGGTTTTTTATTGTTATTGCAAGGTTATAAACGAATATATGTGCGTAAAAATCTTGTTCGATGATTTTTCTCCTATTTCCACTGAAATCTTCGATTTCGATTAAATTTTTTAATCTATCGAAACCTGTTTCCACTGACCATCTTTTATTATATAATTCTTTTAAATCTTGTGTTGAGAATTCTTCTTGTGTTAAATTTGTTGCAAGTATTTCTACTTCATTTTTTCCAATATCTACTAATGCTATTCGAATTTCTAATCTTCCCATTTTTCTTGCTTTTTCTTTTAAATTTTCATCATCAAAACTTTTTAATCTGTTATTAATTAAATTTATTTTAATAATTTCATCATTAGTCTTCATTTGTTTTATTTGACGATTAAAAACATTTTTTGGCAATCTTATTAGAAATTTAGAGTTCAAATCAATGGTTTTCACCATCAATTCGATTGATGGATAACCTCGATCATAAATTGTAATCATTTTTTCAATGTTAAATCGTTCTTTTAAATTCTCTAAATGTTCAATTACCAAATCTATTTCATTTACTGTTGTTTCAACAATTTTTGTTGTTAAAATATGCTTGGAATGAACATCTAAAAAACAAGACACTCTTGCTCTAATTCTTTTTTCTCTTAATAGGTTTTCATCACCAACAGGAAATTCTTCACGTGTTAATGTAACAATTGGCAAATCAACTATACTTCCATCACAAGCACAAACAACATATCCTTTAAATTTTGAAAATCCACTATATAAATCATATAATTTATCAATGAATAATTCATTCATATCGATAAATACTTTTGGGTCAATATACATTCTTTGTTTACCAATTCCCTGAGGAGTAATCGTTTTAAAATTCTTCGACACTTTGATTGTGAAAAATCTAACTGCTTCAATATATGAGGTACAACTCCTTTGGGAAAGAATATATGCCATATATTCTTTTTGAGTCATTTTTCTATCTCTAATGAATCTATTGTCTTCTGTAACATATTTTTTTGATATAAAATAATCAAATAAACCGAAAAAAATCTTTGACAAATCTATCAAAAGAATACATCAGAACCAACTCCCTTTAAACTAATTCGTGATTAAAAAATTCCAATCACATATATAAATATTTGTACATCTTAATATTTAAAATAAACTATGTATAATTATTAAAATAATATATAAGTAAATTAAAATTAATTAAGAAAGTATTTAAATAATAAACACTACAAATTAGTAAATTAAATAAAAATTAGAAGTTTAATAAAAAAATTAGCATGAAAAAATAGAAAAAATTCTTAAGTTTCTAGGAATGTTTGGTGAAAATTTGGCACTTTCAAAAACTTAAGTGATTTGAATTTTTCTTAAATTTTCGTGCTGAGATTTTTTCTCTTTTTATTTTTCTTTGTTTTTAATTTAAAAGTAGTAAATTTAATATATTAGGTGAAGCTAATATATTAATATGACTAAAACAAATATAAAAGCTTCAAATAGTATTATGTGTGATAAACAATTTAAACTTTCCGATTTGATTCCGGAGTTTTTTCGATTTCGCACTAATGAGGATAAAACTCGTATTGGATGTCAATCTATTGATGATTCGTTGTTTGTTTCTACAAGAAAAGGTGAAAAGTATTTTAAACCATTAAATGTTGTTTGTCCTGAGTGTAAATCTCATGATGTTGTT
This genomic window contains:
- a CDS encoding IS4 family transposase is translated as MIDLSKIFFGLFDYFISKKYVTEDNRFIRDRKMTQKEYMAYILSQRSCTSYIEAVRFFTIKVSKNFKTITPQGIGKQRMYIDPKVFIDMNELFIDKLYDLYSGFSKFKGYVVCACDGSIVDLPIVTLTREEFPVGDENLLREKRIRARVSCFLDVHSKHILTTKIVETTVNEIDLVIEHLENLKERFNIEKMITIYDRGYPSIELMVKTIDLNSKFLIRLPKNVFNRQIKQMKTNDEIIKINLINNRLKSFDDENLKEKARKMGRLEIRIALVDIGKNEVEILATNLTQEEFSTQDLKELYNKRWSVETGFDRLKNLIEIEDFSGNRRKIIEQDFYAHIFVYNLAITIKNHAENYITRTPRNKNEIIKISIKLCKNNRKYLFIFLRFNLRNAK